In a genomic window of Calditrichota bacterium:
- the meaB gene encoding methylmalonyl Co-A mutase-associated GTPase MeaB has product MTQNDVLKRFFSGDRRALARLISIVENENSRADSYLNEIYNHMKGAYRIGITGPPGAGKSTVVNQLVKQYRQAGKTVGVIAVDPTSPFTGGALLGDRVRMMDSELDPGVFIRSMATRGSLGGLSKTAQDVADVMDAFGKDIIFLETVGVGQSELDIIQTADATVVILVPESGDSVQAMKAGLMEIGDIFVLNKSDHQGADRAYLEIKSVLQLKPVRDDWRPPVLQTVASEGKGIAELYETLQEFQRYQKEKHILDRKFKQRIESRIRRYLNEQILKTYWDAEKEEKFTSGVQEILTRQKTLQQLLKEFTNLLTG; this is encoded by the coding sequence ATGACACAAAATGACGTACTGAAACGGTTTTTTTCGGGAGATCGACGCGCCCTGGCCCGCCTGATTTCTATTGTGGAAAATGAAAATTCCCGCGCCGATTCCTATTTAAATGAAATTTACAACCACATGAAAGGGGCGTATCGCATTGGCATTACCGGTCCGCCCGGGGCAGGGAAGAGCACCGTTGTAAACCAGCTGGTCAAGCAATATCGGCAGGCGGGAAAAACGGTGGGAGTTATCGCGGTGGATCCGACCAGTCCCTTTACGGGAGGCGCTCTTCTGGGTGATCGGGTGCGAATGATGGATTCCGAATTGGATCCCGGGGTGTTTATTCGCAGCATGGCCACCCGCGGGAGTCTGGGCGGATTGTCCAAGACGGCTCAGGATGTGGCCGATGTGATGGACGCTTTTGGGAAGGACATCATTTTTCTGGAAACGGTGGGCGTGGGGCAATCCGAATTGGACATCATTCAAACAGCCGATGCTACGGTTGTGATTCTGGTTCCGGAGTCCGGCGACAGCGTTCAGGCCATGAAGGCCGGTTTGATGGAAATCGGGGATATTTTTGTCCTGAACAAATCGGACCACCAGGGAGCTGACCGGGCATATCTGGAAATCAAATCGGTTTTGCAACTGAAGCCTGTTCGGGATGACTGGCGTCCGCCGGTGCTTCAGACCGTTGCCAGTGAAGGCAAAGGGATTGCAGAACTCTACGAGACCCTGCAAGAATTTCAGCGCTATCAAAAAGAAAAGCATATTCTGGATCGAAAATTTAAGCAGCGCATTGAAAGCCGTATCCGGCGATACCTGAACGAGCAGATATTAAAGACATACTGGGATGCTGAAAAGGAAGAGAAATTCACGTCCGGCGTACAGGAGATTCTCACCCGTCAAAAAACCCTTCAGCAGCTGTTGAAAGAGTTTACTAATTTATTGACAGGATGA